TCCGGGGTGGGAAAATTGACGAGTGCGCCTCCTGCCTCGAGTTGCCGGATTTCCTCGTCCCAGATTCCCGGTGGGGAGAGTAGGCAGGAGATAACCGGTTTTTTCTGTTTCCATTGCAGGAGGAGTCTGGAAAAGCCCGCTATGGCATCCCTGTTGGCTGACGCGAATACCATTAGCAGCAGAACGCCGTTCACATTGTCATCTTCCATGGCCGCCCCGATGATGCCCTCAATCGCTTGAGTGTTGTACCAGGCGGGTCCCATATCCACGGGGTTCGTGCGCAGGGCAAGGGGGGGAAGCAGGTCGTTGATCAACATCTGAGTCTCCAAGCAAAAAGCGGCTATCTCCAGACCTTTGGACTCGCAGACATCCGCGGCCGCTATCCCGGGGCCTGCCTGACCGGTAAGGATCGCGACTTTTCCTCCGCCGGGAAGCGGGCAAAGGGCCAGGGCGTGCGCTGTATCGAGAAGCCGCTCCGCGCTGTCAACCTGTAGAACGCCCGCCTGTTTGAGCGCCCCTTCGTAGATTTCCTGCTTCCCGGCCAGAGACCCGGTATGGGAAGCAGATGCCTGATTGCCGGTGCGGGAGTTTCCGGTCTTGTAGGCAACAACCGGTTTGGCAAAACGGGCATTTTTCATCGCCGCCAGGAACCTTCGCGGCTCATCCATGCCTTCAATATACAGGGCAATGACCCTGGTTTCCGGATCGTCCATCAGATAGGCGATCATTTCGGGGAAGTCGACATTAAGACGGTTCCCGAGGCCGACTATCTTGCTGAAGCCCACATTCTGTCGCATAGCCAGGAACCCGACCAGATGGGAGACGCCGCCGCTCTGGCTGACGAAGGCGATACTCCCTTTGGGAAGCAAGGAAAACTCGGGGGTAAAGGAGGCATTCAGATCCAATTGGAGGTTGAGCATGCCGAATGTGTTCGGGCCGATAACCGGGAGGTCGGCCGTTCGGGCGAACTCGGCCAGGGAGCTCTGGAGAGCGGCGCCTTCGGGATCGTCGATTTCCTTGAAACCGGCGGTGATCAAGACAACCCCTTTAACACCTTTTTGACTGCATTCCTGGAAGATGCCCGGGACCATTTTTGCGGGCAGGACGATCACGGCCAGATCGATTGCGCCGGGGAAATCCCCGAGAGATGAAAACGCGGGGATGCCCATGATTGAATCGGTTCCTGGGTTTACAGGAACAATCGTTCCTTTAAACCCGCCGGAAGTCAGGCTTTTCATCACATGGAACCCAAGCTTGTCAGGGTTTGCCGAAGCCCCGACCACGGCAACCGCACGAGGATTGAAAAGGCACTCCAGATTTTTCAGCATCACTGAATCGGCCATTGGCTGATCCTCCTGCAATTTTTGGGCGAGAATCTTCCCTGAAAATTGGCAGTAAACAGTGTAGGTAATTGCAAAACTCCATTTCTGTCATTCCCGCGACGCTTCTGGGCGGGAAAGCGAAGCTTAATGTTCATAATCCAGTTTTTAACTCCCTAAAATCATGGATGCCCGACAAGAGCATTCGGGCATGACGAAACGTTTTGCAATTACCTCAGTGAATTTTACGTTGCCGTCTCCCTGCAAGCCCGAATTGCAAGAATTTGCTGCGGACTCCGGTTTGTCGCTATGTAAAGAACGCTACTCCCTTATATTGGCGATGCTGCACAAAAAGGTGCATTCCTCCGTGTCGCTCGCGTTTTTCATGCTGTGCGGCTCCATCGTCGGGAGATAGACGAAGTCGTGGGGCCCCAAAACCTTTTCCCCTGTCGCCTTATCGTTTTCGTCGTAGGACACAACAGAGAGACGTCCCGACAGGACATAGGTGGTCTGGTAATATGAGTGGCTATGAGTCGGCACCTCGCCGCCCGGGCCGACCGTGAAAAAACGCAACCCGTAGTCCGGGGCCTCTTCGGGCCCGGCCTTGGAGAGCCACTGTATCCAAACTTCCTTCACCTGCTGGGGCGCGCCCTTGTAGGAGATGGTCTCGACCTTGGTTTTGAAGACATCCTTGGCATTCATTGCAATCATGGGAAACCTCCTTATTCTGCATAAAAATTGTTATTTGAAGAGGAAATTACCGTTCCTTGGGGAAGTTCCGGAAAGGAACTTCGACTTCTCGAGCTGAATCCACAGCATGGGGGGCTATAAAGGATTGCGTTGTTCTTTGTCAAGATAAAACAGACGCTGATAACCTGACCGCCGTCTGTGTAATCGCCGCATGTATTAAAGTCTTAATCCATTTTAAGTTCGAAAGCTGCGGCCGACTCTCCGGCGAGGTGGCCGGTGGAGAAGGCGGCCTGGAGGTTGTAGCCGCCGGTATCGGCGTCTATGTCCATCACCTCCCCACAGAAGAAAAGGCCGTCAACCAGCCGGGAGGCCATCGTCCGCGGATCGATCTCGGCAAGCGATACGCCGCCTGCGGTAACAATCGCCGAGTTCAGCGGCAGCGGCCCCTTGATGGTAAAGCAGAGCCCCTTCAGCAAAGCGAGGAGCCGTTCACGTTCCGGCGCCGTGATCTGACTTCCCGTCCGTTCCGCCGGGATGCCGCACATTTGGATAAACGGCTCGATCATCTTATGAGGGAGCAGCCCCGCCAGCAGGTTGCGAAAATTTCGCTTGCCGCCCGCGTCGAAATCGCGCTGCAGGCGGGCGCGCAGTTCCTCGAAGGAAAGGGCGGGCTTGAGATCAATGGCGACGCTGACCGGGCCCTCCGCGAGGGCGTCCACCACGGCAAGGCTCATCAGCAGCGTGATTGGTCCGCCTATCCCGAAATGGGTAAAGAGCATCTCTCCCATCCGGCTTTCGATCACCACCCCTTTTTTCCGTATTCGCTCCAGGCCGCGCCCCACATCTTCTTGCGGGACAAAGGCTGGGGAAAAACTGTCAATCTTTCCTCGAAAGGCGGTAAGCCGGACATTCTTCAGGCTTACTCCCTGCATCGACTTGGCCGTCTGAATTTCAGCGACAATCAGCGGAACGAGGGCCGGCCTGGGCTTTACGATCTTGTGTCCAACCGCAGCCGCAAGCAGGAAGCCGTCGCCGTTGGAGCCTGTTTCCTGCCAACTGGCGCCGCCCGCGGCGAGGATTGCCGCCCGGGCCGGCAAAAAACCCTTCCGCGTTTGCACCCCCAAAAGCTTGCCGTTTCCGACAACGATCCTGCTTGCCGGGGAATTTAAGAACAATTCCACCGTGCCCTCTTTCAGATAGCTCCGGAAGGCCCTTACGACATCCGCCGCCTCGTCGGAAACGGGGAAAATCCGTCCGCCCCGCTCGGTCTTTGTTTCGACCCCGAAACGAGCCAGGAAGGAAAGCAGGTCATCCCGGAAAAAGCGGTGAAAAGCGCCGTGTAAAAATCGGCCATTGGGGCCGTACATGGGCAGAAATTCATCGAGGTTGCGGGCGTTGGACAGGTTGCAGCGGGACTTTCCACTGATCAGGATTTTCTTGCCCAGTCCCTCCATTTTTTCGAGCAGGATGACCTTTGCCCCCAGCTCCGCGGCCCTGCCGGCGGCCATCATCCCCCCCGCACCCCCGCCGATCACGATAACCCGATTGCCCTCCGGCTCAGCCATGCCCGGCAAGAAGTTTTTCTGATCATGTTTAATAATTGCCCGCCCGGATACTGGTTGGATGTTGCCTTGCCTTTCTGCCTTCAAACCCTGTCCCTCCCGGAGATGATCATATTGCGCAGCTCTTCCCAATCGATATCGTTGTGAAGACAGTCATAACGTTCCGCCACAATGACCTGGGGGATAAGCCGCCGCCCTTTCAGATGTACGCCTCTGCCGGTTATCCTTGTTGATTTGATGCCCCGTTCGATCTCGTAGGCGCAGGCCGCGCCGATCGCCGCCCGGATATCCTTTCTTTCGGTAAGCCGTTTCGTAAAATTGGTGCTGGGGGAGATGTAGAACTGCCAGCCTTTCTCCTTGCACAAAGCGAGAATCTCGCCGCAGCGGCAATCTCCGCACTTCATGCAGAGAACACCTTCATTTTTGGAGAAATGGGCGCGGCATTTATCCCCTATCAGGCAATGGGGTAAAATGACCGCTTTTTCGGAGGGGGGAAGCCGGTCGAACTCTTCACGATAGCAGGAATTGACGTTCCCGGCGATGTCCAGGCCGATCCCCAGCCGGTTCAGAAAAGCCCGAAAAGGATAGAACAGCAGCGTAAAGAGCAGCCTCAACTTTCTTGAAATACTTGTCATCGGATATTACCCGTCCTCATGAAAAAATTTTTAAACTTGGAGAACCCGCTGAATCCTGGACCTGAAAGTTTCACGGGGATAGCATAAAATAAATGGGGAAAGCAATTTTTTTAGCTCTTTATGACTACCATCGGGGCAATATCTATGTTATAGGCGCACTCGTTTACGTTTATTTTGTGGACATTAAGTTCGCTATCCCCTTTAAAAGGCCTCGGAGCGCTGAATTTGGACTTGAATTCCAGAAAAATCGTCTTTGTGGTGAATCCCCATTCGGGAAACGGAAAAACGGGCCGGGAGTGGCCGCGGATCAGCCGGCTGGCCGAGGAGATTCTGGGTCCGTTTCAAACCTGCCTTACCAGAGGACCGGGCGATGCCACTGACTTGACAAGGGGTCTTCTTCTTGAGGGAGCGGACATTATCGTCTGCGTCGGCGGGGACGGCACGCTCAACGAGGTCATCAACGGTTTTTTTGATGATGACGCGCCAATCCGCAAGGGGGCTCTCCTCGGCTTCATTCCCAACGGCACCGGCTGCGATTTTGCCCGCACCTTTCCCGCTGTGTCCGGAATAAGGCCCGCACTGCAAGCGATAAAAACCGCCTCCACGCGAACGATAGATCTCGGACGCATCCGTTTTCGAAGTCATCAGGGCGGCACAACCAGCAGATATTTTCACAACATCGCGAGTTTCGGCATGGGAGGAGAGGTCGTCGAGAGGGTAAACCGCACGAGCAAGGCCTTTGGTCCTTTTGTCACCTTTATCTGGGGGACACTGCTGACGCTGTTTTCTTACAAAAAAAAGGGGGTCACGATCGGCGTGGATGACGGCAAAAAGTTTACAAAAGACATCTTTCATATCGCCGTCGCCAACGGCCGTTACCAGGGCGGCGGGATGCTGGTTGCGCCCGATGCGATGATGGACGACGGCCTTTTTCATATAACGGTAATAGGCGCCATGAGCCTGCCTCTTGTTCTCCTGCGCTTGCCGAAACTCTACAACGGAAAGATAAAAAGCATCTCCCAGGTCTTCGTTACAACCGGCAAGCAGGTAAGCCTGTCCTCCGACGGACAGGTTCTGTTCG
The sequence above is drawn from the Syntrophales bacterium genome and encodes:
- a CDS encoding CoA-binding protein; this encodes MADSVMLKNLECLFNPRAVAVVGASANPDKLGFHVMKSLTSGGFKGTIVPVNPGTDSIMGIPAFSSLGDFPGAIDLAVIVLPAKMVPGIFQECSQKGVKGVVLITAGFKEIDDPEGAALQSSLAEFARTADLPVIGPNTFGMLNLQLDLNASFTPEFSLLPKGSIAFVSQSGGVSHLVGFLAMRQNVGFSKIVGLGNRLNVDFPEMIAYLMDDPETRVIALYIEGMDEPRRFLAAMKNARFAKPVVAYKTGNSRTGNQASASHTGSLAGKQEIYEGALKQAGVLQVDSAERLLDTAHALALCPLPGGGKVAILTGQAGPGIAAADVCESKGLEIAAFCLETQMLINDLLPPLALRTNPVDMGPAWYNTQAIEGIIGAAMEDDNVNGVLLLMVFASANRDAIAGFSRLLLQWKQKKPVISCLLSPPGIWDEEIRQLEAGGALVNFPTP
- a CDS encoding cupin domain-containing protein, which translates into the protein MIAMNAKDVFKTKVETISYKGAPQQVKEVWIQWLSKAGPEEAPDYGLRFFTVGPGGEVPTHSHSYYQTTYVLSGRLSVVSYDENDKATGEKVLGPHDFVYLPTMEPHSMKNASDTEECTFLCSIANIRE
- a CDS encoding NAD(P)/FAD-dependent oxidoreductase; protein product: MKAERQGNIQPVSGRAIIKHDQKNFLPGMAEPEGNRVIVIGGGAGGMMAAGRAAELGAKVILLEKMEGLGKKILISGKSRCNLSNARNLDEFLPMYGPNGRFLHGAFHRFFRDDLLSFLARFGVETKTERGGRIFPVSDEAADVVRAFRSYLKEGTVELFLNSPASRIVVGNGKLLGVQTRKGFLPARAAILAAGGASWQETGSNGDGFLLAAAVGHKIVKPRPALVPLIVAEIQTAKSMQGVSLKNVRLTAFRGKIDSFSPAFVPQEDVGRGLERIRKKGVVIESRMGEMLFTHFGIGGPITLLMSLAVVDALAEGPVSVAIDLKPALSFEELRARLQRDFDAGGKRNFRNLLAGLLPHKMIEPFIQMCGIPAERTGSQITAPERERLLALLKGLCFTIKGPLPLNSAIVTAGGVSLAEIDPRTMASRLVDGLFFCGEVMDIDADTGGYNLQAAFSTGHLAGESAAAFELKMD
- a CDS encoding DUF116 domain-containing protein, whose protein sequence is MTSISRKLRLLFTLLFYPFRAFLNRLGIGLDIAGNVNSCYREEFDRLPPSEKAVILPHCLIGDKCRAHFSKNEGVLCMKCGDCRCGEILALCKEKGWQFYISPSTNFTKRLTERKDIRAAIGAACAYEIERGIKSTRITGRGVHLKGRRLIPQVIVAERYDCLHNDIDWEELRNMIISGRDRV
- a CDS encoding diacylglycerol kinase family lipid kinase; its protein translation is MNSRKIVFVVNPHSGNGKTGREWPRISRLAEEILGPFQTCLTRGPGDATDLTRGLLLEGADIIVCVGGDGTLNEVINGFFDDDAPIRKGALLGFIPNGTGCDFARTFPAVSGIRPALQAIKTASTRTIDLGRIRFRSHQGGTTSRYFHNIASFGMGGEVVERVNRTSKAFGPFVTFIWGTLLTLFSYKKKGVTIGVDDGKKFTKDIFHIAVANGRYQGGGMLVAPDAMMDDGLFHITVIGAMSLPLVLLRLPKLYNGKIKSISQVFVTTGKQVSLSSDGQVLFDIDGEQPGILPAVLEIVPAAIEMIVKN